DNA from Triticum aestivum cultivar Chinese Spring chromosome 7D, IWGSC CS RefSeq v2.1, whole genome shotgun sequence:
agtgggttttcagtgtttttttactgtgttttcctgtcgtatccctaactcttacatcatactccctccgtccggattacatgtcgcagaaatggataaaactggatgtatctagaactgcaatacgcctagacccatccatttatttccggatggagggaatacatgtcaatatgtcatgcctttctattcttcagtacctattccatctctgttgtagcatgttttataattgaagcaccattcttctatataaggcatgcaaggggaaggcggctatgttagaatctgaagggttacaaaccaggtctttgcaaaagatccaaacgctaggagataataaaccaactccatttttcatagatactgctccagcacagagaaacccaactcccactgataataagcagattccagtggccaaaacactagtccgctccagtccagcaaaagaatgccaactccattctaagaagtgtgtgcgtatcgtcgcatcatgaaattttatagcattccgatcatgttttctacatgtttcttacccatctcttttttagaaaataaggttaaatgatagaagacttccttcattgggattgtattcgaggaaaatatcttgcgggaattctctgtgctccaatgctgatgtaagtacttgttgtatatcactatatttttacatcagcatgtattttgttaatcggcgtgaatccaacctttatcttatctaaaattagttgtagtaaatgttaaaggcgccaatgttgatttttgtaaagaaaactgcctggtagttttgcatactgagctgcatgagtgtactatctcatatcatgcacattactgaattgtagtgctgctcttgttgcccattcattcattgtgtcaatgttgctttcgtattaccttacctggctgatgatagctgtgccatattgtgttaatttggtgttggctagttgcccaaatgttcgttgtgccaatgtttctttcctattatctgacttggccaatgatagcaatgctagtgtcttaatttggtgcaggctgctgaagataagaagacaaactctgaaaacagcaaggcaaccccattgtttctttccaataaatctaggccaggtaatatggcaataactcatgattaatctgtttggttcccctcctaatttatgttatgatgcagtggtcgagacactctccactatcaataatacaagtcTGCCAAAATCACCatttgaatctgttcagtatcctctgtctcgagtGCAACGGAAAAAatatatgtttgtgaaccaattaatggctgaaggaatgatggaaatggtggaggaatcagaggtgcaaagtcgtgcgacacaacaacttaTGGACGTGTTTTCAGAGAcaatgtagcaaagcagcaagaacttgcccacatgcttatgggcgtcatccgtgctgaggttgcagattatgacgttgtagatcgttaggttctgtttatttatttgcactggcatcaatctttgattgcccagtggatgtaatttcctgtaatatatgctggatgtgcaacgttttcccctgtatgtcgtacctttgcttgatcagttttggtcctgtgcataattgctcgtcataataggctcaaattatctaatttggcctaaagacatgtacgaactttagtgggcccattaagttaatgggtcattaccaggccgaaagttaatggtcggccctcttaactcccgggtcgttaataggccgacatcgaagcgggcaacaagtgggcccaattgattccacgggccgttaacaggccgttactaagttcgggctacatatggcccaactatactgtgggcctttagcaggccgaaagagacagcgggcttgtactggaccatgaagagcatgggccgctaagaggccgaaagtcaggtcgtattgtaaatggcccaactgtgttgtgggcctttagcaggccgaaagagaaaccgggctggtattggaccatgaagggcatgggccgttaaaaggccaaaactcaggtccgactacaaatggcccaacagatatatgggccgtcaacaggctgaaagacacaccgagccggaaattggcccaacacttaaatgggtcgctaaaaggccgaaactcaggtccgactataaatggcccaactgatttatgggtcgtcaataggctgaaagacacaccgggccggaaattagcccaacatttaaatgggtcgctaaaaggacgaaagatgtacatcgtgaaaattggcccatccactgaatgggccgttaacaggccaaaatctcatcgggccgatattgagcccaaatatatagcgggctgttaatgggctcaaactgacgatgggctgcaatggtgtcaaatctttaatgggccgttgacgggccgaattggcacatctcgtatgggtcgtgggcttaaatggacctggcacaagtaggccttatatgggctggcctgctaatttttactgggccggcctttttcaccggaatgggccactgttgggccatgccacgtgtcgacctatcataggcgcctcctgtccaatgagtggatgacatctgtcccaacggtgaggcaacacatggaaaatccccattggtccgggctgttaacgggttatcggatccaaaaccggacccgatagcttaacggcgttctgttacggtggatgccacgtgtcggtcacccttgacgaaagcacttctgtgacgcgcgatttatcgtcatggaagtggacacttccgtgatgataattttggtaatgtcgtggaacacttctacgacagcacaggtatgactatcttgattctgtcataaatttgtcatggatgtacatgcatgacagaaaacgtgacctactgtgacaaacacgtatcattacggaagtgtttttttgtagtggataTAATATTATCTGTAATAAAGGTGCCCCGATCAAAAGTTGATTGCTATTAAAAAAATGATCTGAGGGTGGAGGGCGGTATTTCTTTAACAAGTTAGCCAAGACCTTAGTGGCAATCTTGTACTAAACCTTGCACAATCTATTAGGCCAAAACTAAGAGAGACTAGAAGGGTCGGGTACCTTCAGAATTAACACCAAAACAATATTAGTTATTGACTCCACGATGTCCTTTCCCTCAACAATTTTAAGAACTGTTTGAGTGACATCCGGTCCACACAGTTCCCAATGATGCTGAATTTTTTTGGCCGGGTACCTTCCGGGATAGGATCTTTTAAAGGAGGCATATGGAAAAGAGCGCATTTAATCTCCTCTTTGGTGTATGGTACAGCCAATAAAGAGTTCATCTCCTGCAACACCTTGCAAGTGATAGTGTTCAGAACCTTCTCCATCTCCAAAACTCCTTCATAACATATATCGGGTGTGTACACTTGGCCCCACACACTAGTGGCGTGTGAAAATGAAGGCACGCCACAACCTATCAGTCTTGGCGTACCAAATATTGCCACGCCACCGGTATTTTGGAGAAATAGTGGTGGCGTAGATTGAAAGTGGCGCGCCATCAATTAAGATTGTGTGTAAGCATTTCTGCACTAGTGAGTAGCAATGCCTCTAGGAAGGGAACAACGCTCAAACACCGCTGTCACTGGATCCAACCACCAATGGTCAGATCCTTGGTTCACCCTGAAGATAAAGTATGAGCAAATCTAAGCAACTCCTTTAACAAGGTTAAGACGCAAAACACCATCATTGCCATGTATAACCAACTAGGGTCAAACCTAAGATTTCACCCTGGAGCTCGAGACTAGCTATTCGAGAACCACCATCAAATTGAAGTCATCGTGTGTTGTCGCCACCATTTTTTGGAATCACAGTAGCTACATACGTAGCACAGTCTTGACCTGAGATGCCGCACAAGTGATCATGTATTGTTGCCACCACTTTTCGGAATCACAGTAGCTACATGCGTAGCACGGTCTTAACCTGAGATGCCACGCAAGTGAACACCATGCCCGCGTAAGCAGACAGTGTCAAGCCCCAACAAGTGCTAGTCTCCATCAAAGGCTCCGAACGATGAAGGCCGCCTTCACACATACGACGAAGATTGGCGAGGGAGGAAGGTCGTCGGTACCGCCAAAATCCCAATTCGGGACACTCCAGCACTCACGCAGTGACCTCATGCTCCGCCGTCCTTGCATGTGACATAGAATTGGTGCGCAAAAACATACTTGTCGTTGTCGCCGGATTTGAAGGTCCAAGACTCTCCTGCCCATTGCGAGAGTTGCCTAGCAGCGCAGGACCATGGAGCCATACGCACTCCCAAGCTGAGGACTGCCTCATCGGGACGCAATGCATGTCGTTGCCGCTCGCGTCCCATTAACTCGAATCACATCCACCGATGGCTCGCCACCAGAGATCGTCAGTCCGGCCAAAAACACCATCGAGGCCGCTATAGAGCCATATCATGTGCCTCAAGTCGTCACCCGCAGATTGCATCTCGCCGCCAAAGACTACCAGAACAAAGACCTAGGTCCACGCCGCCGCCTTCATCGACTTGTGTTGATACTTAGCCTGGCCACTGGTCTCTATCGGCAACGATGGAAAGGTGGGTGGGGAGGTAGGAGACGATGTTTGTGGCGATGGGAGGAGGCGACGGCTATGTTTTAGAAGTTAGTCTTCACATTAGCAAACTGAGAGGGAAAATTTCCGGTTTACAAGTCAAAACAATCCGAAAAAAACATACTTGTATACTTCTTTTATAAAGAGGGTTCCCCCTCCGATTTCATTATGGAAACCAATTGTGTTAATACAACTGCCTAAAATTTATACATGTACATGTTTCATGTCGTTTATGTTAAAAACGTATTTTTTGCAGGAAATTAGAAACACAATTTAATGCTTAAAAAGTTGCTTACAGCACTGACTTTTTTCAGGAGACAAAACTTGTCCTTTGCTTGTGAAATATAGTAAACATGCAAAATGGTATATGTACTTGTGTAAAACATAATTTTGTAATTGATATaaatattatattattattattattattattattattattattattattattattattattattattttcagatGCTCGAGGGAGCTTTTTAGCTGCCCCTTGGGTCCGGAGTTTCTCTAAAGTTGCATACCATTCACTAGTGCAAATTTATGCTTTATTGTGCAATTTTGGGGAGGGGTGTGGGTTTTGGTCTTTTGTGgacgcacacacacacaacaccATGAATATAATCATTCTTTCTTTTTTGCAGGTTTTCAAGCATAATATCACACGAGGGCACAACCTAACTGCACATTAAAGTTTGGACGTAGCTCCTCTGACGTGCCGTCagcccactgacatgtgggcccggccccacgcgtcagtgagCCAACGGCAGGGTGCAGTACGACAGAGGAGCCGGCTCCTTAAAGTTTATGAACGTCAGAAACAGTCGGCGAATCTCACAAATGTATATTGAGAATTTGAACATGGCTAGGTGAAGTTCGGCTCTCGTAGCTTCAACAGCCCACAAAGAAGATTAGAAGCACGTGTGAAGAAAAAATATATATTATCAGAGCACAGTACTGACTTGAGTGAGCTCTAATTAAGCAGCTGTTGCATGTTCACCGTCGGCACACCAATCTGAAATTTTACTTGGTCCACAATGAACTACATAGATGGTACGAAGAACAAACTGCATATATAGGTTGGACGTACGTAGTAGTACTCCTTAACCACGCACACGATCAGGTCCCTCGATCCCACAGAAGCACTCAGAGCACGCCACGCATCTTGATGCATAGATTCTCTACTTTTTCCAGGGTTGGAGGCACAGCACCGCAACCAGAACCAGGACGATCGCCAGAACGACCAGAGATATGATTGCAagcttcttgtccttcttcttccagGCGGTGTGCCGCGCGGCGCGCGCTGCAGCGGGGTCGTTCGCTGCTGGAGCAGCCTGCATCAGTTGAGCTCAACGGGTTAGTTCAGTTCAGTTGCAAGCACATGTTCCTCTCTTGTTCGATCGTCAGGAAAATTAACAAGGGTTTTTAACTGCAACCAAGCTA
Protein-coding regions in this window:
- the LOC123166290 gene encoding ice-structuring protein, which codes for MDNPPPAAAANNVANPPAAAAANDVANPPAAAAANNVANPPAAAPAAAPAANDPAAARAARHTAWKKKDKKLAIISLVVLAIVLVLVAVLCLQPWKK